In one window of Tumebacillus algifaecis DNA:
- a CDS encoding DNA cytosine methyltransferase, with product MSQHEYIWSLNDLQRVPKNGRKVFTTFSCGGGSTMGYKLAGYDVIGNVEIDPQMMAIYRANHNPRFPFLMPIQQFKTIPDSDLPSELFDLDILDGSPPCSVFSTAGKREEKWGGEFHFREGQAKQRLDDLFFDYLDVVEKLRPKVAVAENVKGMILGNAKGYVKLVIERFNEIGYDVQLFILNAATMGVPQKRERVFFVARRRDLCLPKLVLNFNERPILYSEFRSGRGRPLDRGGKTYQRWLKRRPIDRDFGDIGQREEGKDSNFNTILIKDHKVANTLASNSWFVRYDEPYFISEQDIIRMQTFPQDYDFLDADVQYVCGMSVPPVMMKRIAQQIDAQWFSKLQ from the coding sequence ATGAGTCAGCATGAATACATTTGGTCGCTGAACGATCTGCAGCGAGTCCCAAAGAACGGACGGAAAGTGTTCACCACGTTCTCCTGCGGCGGTGGGAGCACGATGGGCTACAAGCTAGCCGGTTACGACGTAATCGGAAACGTGGAGATCGATCCACAGATGATGGCGATCTACCGGGCCAACCACAACCCGCGGTTCCCTTTCCTCATGCCGATTCAGCAGTTCAAGACCATTCCGGACAGTGATCTGCCGAGCGAACTGTTCGACCTCGACATTTTGGACGGCTCCCCACCGTGCAGCGTGTTCAGCACTGCGGGCAAGAGGGAAGAAAAGTGGGGTGGGGAGTTCCATTTCCGCGAAGGGCAGGCGAAGCAACGGCTCGATGACCTGTTCTTCGACTATCTGGATGTGGTGGAGAAGCTTCGCCCGAAGGTGGCCGTGGCGGAGAACGTCAAGGGAATGATCCTGGGCAATGCCAAGGGGTATGTGAAGCTGGTGATCGAGCGCTTCAACGAAATCGGATATGATGTGCAACTCTTCATCCTGAACGCAGCCACAATGGGCGTGCCGCAGAAACGCGAGCGCGTCTTTTTTGTTGCTCGGCGACGTGATCTGTGTTTGCCAAAGTTGGTGCTGAACTTCAACGAGCGGCCAATCCTCTACAGTGAGTTTCGTTCGGGCCGGGGGAGGCCTCTCGATCGGGGTGGGAAGACATATCAGCGATGGCTCAAGCGCAGGCCGATCGATCGAGACTTCGGAGACATCGGGCAGCGCGAAGAAGGAAAAGACAGCAATTTCAACACGATCCTGATCAAGGATCACAAAGTTGCCAACACACTTGCTAGTAACTCGTGGTTCGTGCGATACGATGAGCCGTATTTCATAAGCGAGCAAGACATTATCAGGATGCAGACCTTTCCGCAGGACTACGATTTCTTGGACGCAGATGTCCAGTACGTGTGCGGAATGTCGGTGCCACCTGTGATGATGAAGAGGATCGCGCAACAGATCGATGCCCAGTGGTTCTCCAAACTGCAATAG
- a CDS encoding ParB N-terminal domain-containing protein, protein MKKLYIRTIPVEQINPAPYNPRRDLQPGDPEFEKLKRSMETYGYVDPLIWNKRTGNLVGGHQRFKVLVAAGATEVDVSVVDLDDSSEKALNITLNKVSGDWDDVKLASLLDELRGAGFEIALTGFNDTEADKLIAQFQFGEDDRAGDFENGEINLGSFDDDNFDCQCPRCGFSFNPKKPVTGDEGGGAE, encoded by the coding sequence ATGAAGAAACTTTACATCCGAACTATCCCTGTTGAACAAATCAACCCAGCGCCGTACAACCCGCGGCGCGATCTGCAGCCAGGTGATCCGGAATTCGAGAAGCTAAAACGATCGATGGAGACCTACGGATATGTAGATCCGCTGATCTGGAACAAGCGCACCGGCAACCTCGTCGGCGGCCATCAGCGGTTCAAAGTGCTGGTGGCCGCCGGGGCCACAGAGGTGGACGTATCTGTCGTTGATCTGGACGACTCCAGCGAAAAGGCACTGAACATCACACTCAACAAAGTGTCTGGGGATTGGGATGACGTGAAATTGGCGTCTCTTCTGGATGAACTGCGCGGGGCAGGTTTTGAGATCGCGCTGACCGGATTCAACGATACGGAGGCCGACAAGCTAATCGCGCAGTTCCAGTTCGGCGAAGACGACCGGGCGGGTGACTTCGAAAATGGGGAGATCAACCTAGGCTCCTTCGATGATGACAACTTCGATTGCCAGTGCCCGCGCTGTGGGTTCTCGTTCAACCCGAAAAAGCCCGTCACCGGGGATGAGGGTGGCGGGGCCGAATGA
- the mauJ gene encoding methylamine utilization protein MauJ, whose product MGTVELRANCEGFSFSGPIQINVDYPTVDKASLELVVENDTEKNKYLKCVVDVCDANYSLAIRRAKEVVELFVEEITLFCGHYNGFFIGEIKVINANLNGNGESSFGFSVNVRQDAVLTDTEQNKLREALGVIDCNNVYRRLYRAAMQCVDPVAKFMFLYSILYEIVNLNTNESKQGKVDKYIRKNYRNKPSLYQKDEDKPTRKKGCNFKETIYTYIRNEIGHTDDGVHINDTTRRAAENCRRLAEIVQKAIIELEK is encoded by the coding sequence GTGGGAACTGTTGAATTGCGAGCAAATTGCGAAGGTTTCTCCTTTTCGGGACCCATTCAAATCAATGTGGATTATCCGACTGTGGATAAAGCTTCATTGGAGTTAGTGGTCGAGAATGATACGGAAAAAAATAAATATCTAAAGTGTGTTGTTGATGTGTGTGACGCTAATTACTCACTCGCAATTCGAAGGGCGAAAGAAGTTGTGGAACTGTTTGTCGAAGAAATTACGCTTTTTTGTGGTCATTATAATGGCTTTTTCATCGGGGAAATCAAAGTAATCAATGCGAATTTGAACGGGAACGGCGAGTCATCTTTTGGGTTTTCTGTAAATGTAAGGCAGGATGCTGTACTAACAGATACAGAGCAAAACAAGTTGCGTGAAGCATTGGGTGTGATCGATTGCAACAATGTATATCGCAGACTATATAGAGCAGCAATGCAATGTGTAGATCCTGTTGCAAAATTCATGTTCCTATATAGTATTCTTTATGAAATCGTGAATCTTAATACGAATGAGTCAAAACAGGGAAAAGTAGACAAATATATTCGAAAGAATTACAGGAACAAACCAAGCTTGTATCAAAAGGATGAAGACAAACCAACTAGAAAGAAGGGGTGTAATTTCAAGGAGACGATTTACACGTATATTAGAAACGAGATCGGACACACGGACGATGGGGTACATATTAACGACACAACTCGTAGAGCGGCGGAAAATTGCCGCCGTTTAGCAGAGATCGTCCAGAAAGCTATTATTGAATTGGAAAAATAA
- a CDS encoding DUF1878 family protein, with protein sequence MISNTEDTKLKNLLEKADFQMDCLIIIYGDYRKKELEEVKERIRVIRDDQALLMKMEKELEKVEEDINSLLCEMDGTKLYRPEIAFHYLCVARDWDKDIVDNIFKICDKYQDSLHLGEQINHYEFEIDLEKELGFIHHQLAETIISTLNQEGLYAELYRALIKSRTSTKPL encoded by the coding sequence ATGATATCTAATACTGAAGACACTAAGTTAAAAAATCTGCTCGAAAAAGCGGATTTCCAAATGGATTGTCTGATCATAATTTATGGTGATTATCGTAAAAAGGAGCTTGAAGAAGTAAAAGAACGCATTCGGGTTATTCGCGACGATCAAGCCCTTCTCATGAAAATGGAAAAGGAGCTCGAAAAAGTAGAAGAGGACATCAATTCTCTCTTATGTGAAATGGATGGTACCAAGTTGTATCGTCCCGAAATTGCGTTCCATTATCTTTGTGTTGCGAGAGATTGGGATAAAGATATCGTAGATAATATTTTTAAAATTTGCGATAAGTATCAGGATTCCTTACACCTCGGCGAACAAATCAATCACTACGAATTCGAGATCGACTTAGAAAAGGAGCTAGGATTTATTCACCACCAATTAGCAGAGACTATTATTTCCACTCTGAATCAAGAGGGCCTATATGCCGAACTGTACAGAGCATTAATAAAGTCAAGAACGA